The proteins below come from a single Caulobacter segnis ATCC 21756 genomic window:
- a CDS encoding 6-pyruvoyl trahydropterin synthase family protein, with protein sequence MKPVFEITKAAYFDAAHYIEQGPADHRYRKLHGHSFKVEASVKGEMAPAGWVADLDSLDAALKAVAAELDHGLLNDKPGLETPTLERLCLYFAERLKVQFPGLSRVELSRPTIGERCVLAL encoded by the coding sequence ATGAAGCCCGTCTTCGAGATCACGAAGGCCGCGTATTTCGACGCGGCCCATTACATCGAGCAAGGTCCGGCGGACCATCGCTATCGCAAGCTGCATGGCCACTCGTTCAAGGTCGAGGCCAGCGTGAAGGGCGAGATGGCGCCGGCCGGTTGGGTCGCCGACCTCGACAGCCTGGACGCCGCCCTGAAGGCCGTCGCCGCCGAGCTGGATCACGGCCTGCTCAACGACAAGCCGGGCCTGGAGACGCCGACCCTGGAGCGCCTGTGCCTCTATTTCGCCGAGCGCCTGAAGGTCCAGTTCCCGGGCCTGTCGCGCGTGGAGCTGTCGCGCCCGACCATCGGCGAGCGCTGCGTCCTGGCGCTGTAA
- a CDS encoding response regulator has translation MRFELLKVLLVDDNQHMRILLMEILRAVGVRHVFEATDGVEALAVMRQTAIDVVITDLSMGPLDGLHFVQLLRRAPESPNPYTPVIMITGHSTERRVNEARDVGVNEFLAKPVTARSVIDRLTQLIENPRPFVRSGNYFGPDRRRRDSPRHPGPWRRGEENRSTYVDAPSETKFTPRA, from the coding sequence GTGCGGTTCGAGCTGCTGAAAGTCCTGCTGGTCGACGACAACCAGCACATGCGGATTCTGCTGATGGAGATCCTTCGGGCCGTCGGCGTTCGCCATGTTTTCGAAGCGACGGACGGCGTCGAGGCGCTGGCGGTGATGCGCCAGACCGCCATCGACGTGGTGATCACCGACCTCTCCATGGGCCCGCTGGACGGCCTGCATTTCGTCCAGCTGCTGCGCAGGGCGCCCGAAAGCCCCAATCCCTACACCCCGGTGATCATGATCACCGGCCATTCGACCGAGCGGCGCGTCAACGAGGCCCGCGACGTCGGGGTCAACGAGTTCCTGGCCAAGCCCGTCACCGCGCGCTCGGTGATCGACCGCCTGACCCAGCTGATCGAGAACCCGCGCCCGTTCGTGCGTAGCGGCAACTATTTCGGTCCCGACCGCCGCCGTCGCGACAGCCCCCGCCACCCCGGCCCCTGGCGGCGCGGGGAGGAGAACCGCTCGACCTATGTGGACGCGCCTTCGGAAACGAAGTTCACGCCGCGGGCCTGA
- the aroC gene encoding chorismate synthase: MSHNTFGHLFRVTTWGESHGPALGCVVDGCPPGIALTAEMIQAFLDKRRPGSGKFVTQRQEPDAVRILSGVFEDERTNGQRTTGTPISLMIENTDQRSKDYSEIAQAFRPGHADYAYFAKYGVRDYRGGGRSSARETAARVAAGAVARLVIPGVTVRAALTQIGPHAINRDNWDWDQVGENPYWSPDAAVVPVWEEHLEKIRKAGSSTGAVVEVEAIGVPAGWGAPLYGKLDAELAAALMSINAAKGVEIGEGFASAALTGEDNADAMRRGPDGQPMFLSNHAGGILGGISTGQPVVARVAFKPTSSILIPRQTLNEAGEEIDLRTKGRHDPCVGIRGVPVVEAMTACVLADAFLRHRAQTGG, encoded by the coding sequence ATGTCGCACAACACCTTCGGTCATCTGTTCCGCGTCACCACCTGGGGCGAGAGCCATGGGCCCGCGCTGGGCTGCGTGGTCGACGGGTGCCCTCCGGGGATCGCGCTGACGGCCGAGATGATCCAGGCGTTCCTGGACAAGCGCCGCCCCGGCAGCGGCAAGTTCGTGACCCAGCGCCAGGAGCCGGACGCGGTGCGCATCCTGTCGGGCGTGTTCGAGGACGAGCGCACGAACGGCCAGCGCACGACGGGCACGCCGATCAGCCTGATGATCGAGAACACCGACCAGCGCTCCAAGGACTATTCCGAGATCGCCCAGGCCTTCCGCCCGGGCCACGCCGACTACGCCTATTTCGCCAAGTACGGCGTGCGCGACTATCGCGGCGGCGGACGCAGCTCGGCGCGCGAGACCGCCGCGCGGGTGGCCGCCGGCGCCGTGGCGCGCCTCGTGATCCCCGGCGTCACCGTCCGCGCGGCCCTCACCCAGATCGGCCCGCACGCCATCAATCGCGACAACTGGGACTGGGACCAGGTCGGAGAGAACCCCTACTGGTCCCCCGACGCGGCCGTCGTGCCGGTCTGGGAAGAGCACCTGGAAAAGATCCGCAAGGCCGGCTCGTCGACCGGCGCCGTGGTCGAGGTCGAGGCGATCGGCGTCCCGGCCGGCTGGGGCGCGCCGCTCTATGGCAAGCTGGACGCCGAGCTGGCCGCCGCCCTGATGTCGATCAACGCCGCCAAGGGCGTCGAGATCGGCGAGGGCTTCGCCAGCGCGGCCCTGACCGGCGAGGACAACGCCGACGCCATGCGCCGGGGTCCCGACGGCCAGCCGATGTTCCTGTCCAACCACGCCGGCGGAATCCTGGGCGGCATCTCGACGGGCCAGCCGGTCGTCGCCCGCGTGGCCTTCAAACCGACATCTTCGATCCTGATACCGCGTCAGACGCTGAACGAGGCGGGCGAGGAAATCGACCTGCGCACCAAGGGTCGCCACGATCCGTGCGTCGGCATCCGGGGCGTCCCCGTGGTCGAGGCCATGACCGCATGCGTGCTCGCCGACGCCTTCCTGCGCCACCGGGCTCAAACCGGAGGTTGA